From one Sparus aurata chromosome 16, fSpaAur1.1, whole genome shotgun sequence genomic stretch:
- the dio2 gene encoding type II iodothyronine deiodinase, protein MGMASEDLLVTLQILPGFFSNCLFLALYDSVVLVKRVVSLLSCSRSAGSGEWRRMLTSAGLRSIWNSFLLDAYKQVKLGCEAPNSKLVKVPDDHWWSSNIGNMTNVPPGARIRNGDECNLLDFESSDRPLVVNFGSATUPPFISHLPAFRQLVEDFSDVADFLLVYIDEAHPSDGWVAPPMGSCSFNVRKHQNLEERLGAARKLIEQFSLPPQCQLVADCMDNNANVAYGVSNERVCIVQHKKIAYLGGKGPFFYNLKDVRQWLEQNYGKR, encoded by the exons ATGGGAATGGCGAGCGAGGATCTGCTCGTGACACTCCAGATACTGCCTGGTTTCTTTTCAAACTGTCTCTTCCTCGCCCTGTACGACTCTGTGGTTCTCGTGAAGCGCGTCGTGTCgctgctcagctgctccagGTCCGCCGGCTCCGGAGAGTGGCGCCGCATGCTGACCTCAGCGGGGCTGCGCTCCATCTGGAACAGCTTCCTTCTAGACGCCTATAAGCAG GTGAAACTTGGCTGTGAGGCACCAAACTCCAAACTGGTGAAGGTGCCTGATGACCATTGGTGGAGCAGCAATATCGGCAACATGACTAATGTGCCACCTGGTGCCAGAATTCGAAATGGAGATGAGTGCAACCTCCTGGATTTCGAGTCATCAGAtcgccctctggtggtcaaCTTCGGCTCAGCCACCTGACCCCCCTTCATCAGCCACCTGCCAGCTTTCCGGCAGTTGGTTGAGGACTTCAGTGATGTCGCTGATTTCCTGTTAGTGTACATTGATGAGGCTCACCCATCTGATGGCTGGGTGGCCCCTCCTATGGGCTCTTGCTCTTTCAATGTCCGGAAACATCAGAACCTGGAAGAGAGGCTAGGAGCAGCACGCAAACTCATTGAGCAGTTTTCCCTGCCACCACAATGTCAGCTGGTGGCTGACTGCATGGACAACAATGCTAACGTGGCTTACGGTGTGTCCAATGAACGTGTGTGTATAGTGCAACATAAAAAGATTGCCTACCTGGGCGGTAAAGGGCCTTTCTTTTACAATCTGAAGGATGTGCGGCAGTGGCTGGAACAGAACTATGGTAAGCGGTAG